Within Populus trichocarpa isolate Nisqually-1 chromosome 6, P.trichocarpa_v4.1, whole genome shotgun sequence, the genomic segment GCTCCTGTCACTGGCACACATAATACAAATTCCTCAAAAATATTGAACTTCCTGGCAACTTCCTTTTATTGTTTCTGGGGAGCTTCCTTCAAGCTTCCTTTTCTTCCCATTGTTGATCCAAACAACAATAAGATCCTGACTTGTTTGGATGTATAGCgcagttaattttaaaaatatataaaaaaatattattttgatgttatttttaatattttttaatcattttaatgtgttaatataaaaataaaaaaaatattttgatatatttttaaataaaatatattattaaaaacacgTTGCATCACAAAATCTCAATATTAGACACACGCGTAAACACATGgacttaattgattttattgtttgtagataattTATTTGCGTGAATAGATTTAAGCCATGTTTGGAAGtgcaataattttcattttttgagcGCATTTTACTTAGAGAAAacaaagtttatatttttattgtattttttaatgattttgattttaattactaatatcaaaactaaaaaaattattttaatatattttcacttaaaataatatttttaaaaaatattaattacccGATATCAGATACTCACGTAGTCAAAGCATaacataatcaaaataaaaatgacaaccATTTTCTGCACCCACCCATATTTTATAACATAATCATCTACCTAAACTAGTATGATTAGCCATAATTAAACACGACACTCCTCCATTACCAACTCAcagatcatataaaaaataagttaaagaaGGGACGTCAGTTTCTCAACAAGGACTGGTACTACCAATCCTTTCAATGCTCCTATTAATGGCGCTGTTTCCAGCATCACATCTCTTATTACACGGGACCCACATCTCGCACGTGCAAAGCCCAAAACTCCACTCGTGTGGACTCAGCTCCCCTTGTTTAAGAACATACCCgccaaaacaacaagaagaaactGCCTATAAGTACCAGACCCAAGCCCGGATTGTGAGAAAAGCAAAGAGTGAGGTCAAGATGGAAAAGGAAGAAGCTGGTCTTGTTGTTGATGCTGAGAAGCTGAGATTTGAATTCCTTCAAGTCTTGCGTGGCAGAAGAACTGCTGAAGGTTAGAAATCTAAAtcctattcttttcttttcttatttggtttgttttttatactattttatcAGGTTGATTGAGTAATGTTATGGACACTCGTGGGTTAATAACAAATGTACAAGACAGTCATTAGATGTTGCTGTTATTGTGGGTCTCATTTGTAGACATGCATTCGTTCCCTTTGAAACATGAGAGAATCCAGATCAATTGTTGTTTAGATACTCTTTACATCTCACTGTTATTTTGAGTTTCATCCACTCCCATGTGTACGAATTATGGTTGTTTTCAAGGAGATTGTCCTTAGCAGTGCTTGTTTGTTTGGTCTcgaattttgatttgtttgattGCTTAATTTTGAAATGATGTTTGGTTTTCAGTTCCGTTGACTGTGGAACCTGCAAACCCAGTGAAGCATCCCCTGTTTCAAGAGACTCCACGGCCAACATTCAGTGAGGTTAGATTGGGATCtattactcttttctttttttttacatttttttgtgaatttcgCATCTCGATAAAGAAAGAAGTTTAGAGTTTCTTGATGGTTTGTTGGTTATTTTGATGATAGGCAATGGAGTCTTGTCCGAAAGTAGAGATCAAAAATTTCAATAGTCTACTCAAAGAGGAGAATCTTTATTTGACTACTGAGGTGAATTTCGCTTGTATTACTatgaaatgttgtttttataatgttaagCTTGCAGTATATTGGGTAATTTATTTAGCTTTTGAAATGGGTTCGGTGTGGATTTTGAGCTTGGGAgaagtttattattattgtgttgGTGATTATTGATAGGCAGGGGAGCAAGGGCGTTTGCCTGTCCTGATTCTGAGTATGAAAGGGAGTGAAGAAAGAAGGCCAGCTATTGTATTTCTGCATAGCACACATAAGAATAAAGAGTGGTTACGACCATTGCTCGAGGTGGttaatcaaattgttttttttctgtcctTCAGTGTTTATTGGTTTCATCTTATAGAGAAGACCATGattgttgtattttttgttttgcttgtttcaGGCATATGCTTCGCGGGGATATGTTGCAATTGCGATTGACTCTCGCTACCATGGGGAACGAGCCAGCAATTTGACTACCTATAGAGATGTGAGTACTAGATTGCGCTAATGGTTTTAGTTGGTcccagtattttatttttaccatatCTCTATggaaagaaaattacaatttatacaaaaaaaattcattattagCTGGCCCATGGAATGCCAGTCTCAAATTCTAAACTTTTAGACATGTGCACTGTCctagttttttcaattcaaagcATTTGCCCAAATCTTGTAGCTTATGGCTGTATGATGAGCTGTCTTCAAGTTTTGACTAACTGTTTCTCAGTTAAACATTTATCTTTAACCTGTTATGCTATTCAAATGCAGGCTCTAATATCATCATGGAAAAACAGTGATACAATGCCATTCATATTTGACACGGTACCTCCTCTgcttattcttattttattcacaTAGTTAAATCTGAACAGTCATCTGCTTTTAGGAGAGTTGATGATCAAAGTCATGGTTAACAGAATGATTGTAGTTTGGTTTTCCATTCATTGAGACTATAGAGAAATTTGGCCTGAGGTTTTTAAATCTATTGTTGTGGAAATCAATGAGATCATTGTGGTTTGATGCTCAGATGACTTTATTTGGTGAACAGGCCACTCAAAGTTTTGACCATTGCAGGTCTGGGACTTGATAAAACTGGCTGATTATCTTACTCAGAGGGAGGATATAGATCCTACAAGGATAGGAATTACTGGAGAATCGTTGGGAGGTTGGTCAAGTGAAATCTCCTAATTTAAGGTCATGTTGGCTGTTTTATGAACAACTTGTGTAATTACCATGCGTTGCAGGAATGCATGCTTGGTTTGGTGCTGCTGTTGACACCCGATATTCAGTGGTGGTCCCAATAATTGGTGTGCAGGTGTGTCTAGTAAAATTATGTAACTTGGTTAAgggttgaaaataaatattgaataacTAGCTGAAATTCCTATGCGATGTGATTGTAGGGGTTTTGTTGGGCCATAGACCATGATAAGTGGCAAGCTCGAGTTGACAGTATAAAGCCTGTATTTGAAGGTATATCACATTGATAAATGGAAAGTAACTGATCCATATTCCAGCAGCATGATTTAATTGTGATTTGCCCTTGTTATCCTAtgttttattatagttttggGTCTTGTTAAGTTTATTCTGAAACAGTATTGCTTGTGAAACTTGTTGAACTTTAAAGATTTTATCTTTTCCCTTTTTCCAATGTTTAGTTGGTGGATGATTAGTTTATAAGAAAATTGGTTGATGACACTATGTTCTATGGAATCACAACATAAATGGAATGTTATGACTGGCACATGGAAATTGGTTGTAGCATTGAGCAGTGAGCTTCTTCTGGCATAAATCTTGCGTAACTGGAAGCTTGTGGCTGTTACTACTCTGGTTCACATAGTTTTTTTGGTTGCAGAAGCGCGGAAAGATCTAGGCAAGAGTGCAATTGATAAAGAAGTGGTGGAGAAGGTTAGTTGCATTTTTTACTTTCTACATGTCTGATTTTTTTACTAAAGACATAATATTTATGACAGTGCCAGTAACCTAAAATGGATTTTCAGCCTTAGAgtgtgtggttgcggttgctttttaaagtgcttttcattcataaatgtatcaaaataatgttttattttttaaaaatcatttttgacatcagcacatcaaaatgatctgaaaacaccaaaaaaaatattaatttgaagtaaagaaaaaaataaaaaaaattcaatttttttcaaaagcgcttttgaaacgcaaaaacaaacagggccaCTGTGGATTTCATTCTTTTGTTCTGATCTTTTGGTGATTTACTCCAAATTAACCTTCACTTATGCTGTTTGGTACTAACATGCAAGAGTGCATTCTTTACATGAAGTAAATCACATCCAATCTCCTCATAGTGATTctccttttttactttttaccaAGTTGGATTGTTCCTTATGGATTCCCTTTCCTGACCAGGTCTGGAATAGGATTGCACCTGGTCTGGCTTCTTGCTTTGATTCGCCATATACAGTTCCAGCCGTTACACCAAGACCTATGCTGATTGTTAATGgtataattatttctttcacTTCAACAACCAAATGGCACACtccaattaaaagtttgtttggAGCCATGATGAACAATAGCTAATCAGATATATTTGAAAGCATTGGAAGTCAGGTTCTCCACTCATCCAGTTCGTTGAACTGAACTCTCATTGAATATGTTAGCTGTATGTATGTCATGGCTGAAATGGTTGAGTATTTAGGTGTTCTGGATTGATCTGGATTTATAACATTATATGCATCAACATAATTGTTCTGGAGATTAGTTTTACTCTGAATctgaatgtttattttaattgaaatattgtttGTATTTGGGGAACTGTAGGTGCAGAAGATCCTCGATGCTCACTCGCAGGTTTGGAAGTTCCCAAATCAAGAGCAATTAAGGCTTATGGAGAAGCACACTCTCTAGATAAATTTAAGGTATAAACTTGAATTGTCTCTTTAGTATCAAATTATCAGTATATATTACTATCTTCAATTGTTTCTAgagctttctttttctctacaCGGTTCAAATTTGACTTTGTAAATGAATTTACCATATGAAAAATTACCATGAAGAATGTCATAATTTACGTTGTTTCCTTTCCTCTCTATCCATCTCTCACTCTGCGGATATGCAGTATATACTCCGCATGTGGCCCTGTTTTCCCTACTGGACCTCTCTGTCCCTTTCTGTTTATCACTCTACTTCAGTCATCATAGGGATAGTAATTAAATGAAACTGCATTCTGATCATGCATGCATTTATTTCATATGGTTCTCTGTGCTGTTGTGTCCCTTATGACATTACTTCCATAACATGCAGCTGGTTGCTGAACCTGGAATTGGACATCGAATGACGCCATTCATGGTAAAAGAAGCAAGTGATTGGTTTGACAAGTACCTTAAGCAACAAGCTGCTTAGTTCATCTTGACGGCAGCATTGTATCAGTATGTTTTCTTCTGTATTGTTATTTGCACTAAAATCAAGCAGCAGctctaaaaacaatttgaacAAGTTATATGAGGATACACTCAGTTCTTGTATTGTAGTTCGTTaccttcaaaagaaaaaatctctaaaatttAGACGACTGATGCTTTTTATAACAAATCCATTTTATTAGTCCCCTCATTGAAGCACGAGTCAATCTGATCGCAAGTCTCCTGAACGTCACACACTGCCATGCTCCCATTGACCTTTGAAAACTCGTACCATGGAAAGGATTATACCAGAGATTTTGGTTTcacagccaaaaaaaaaaacttgcatatAAACCTGGTATGAATTGGGAGAAGCAAGAAGTTATTCGCTGGAAAATAAAGTGGTTATCTGAAACACTATGATCAGAATTCAATTTTGAAATCCAGACAAAGCCACTTTCTTACCATTGGAATGGATTTACATATGAATTTGAAACCTTTTTGCATGAATTCGTGGGGACTGAATTACTTGTTCAGTGATGGGCTTGGAACCTTTTCTCATTGCTTGCAAGATGCTTAATTTGGTTTTAACAGTCAAGATACCAATGCGCCACTGTTTCCGTGTTAAAAATCAGTATTATAAGACCCGACCCATATCAGCCAGGAACCTGGGTACTCGTTGATCTGGATCCAGAGTGTGTTCCGGCCAGGTCAAtgaaaaaactttgtttttgtttcttactaAAACAATGCTATCTTgggctttaaaaaaatattaaaacttgagTTGATTTCTCGATCCGTAAATCAGCTCAACTTGAACAGtcaagattttaatttgttaatgtttttgttttgaaatcagTGTTATAAAACTGGTTCAAGAGGTTGGGGACCTGGTGATATGCCAGCCTGCAACTTGACAGGTTgaaaaatctagttttttttttaaaaaatgatataattttaaaaaatatttaaaatttagattggTTTATTGATTCACGAGTCAACTCGACTTAATCTGTAATTTAGGTTTTGAATTGATTCGATACCagttatttttaacaaataagttGTTGAGataatttacaaatatataaacatacaaattCTTAATTAGGAATGATCAAGCCCCATAACATGCCCTAGTTCATGCAATCCAACTGTCAGAAAGTCAATGGCTCCTGGGGCTGCCCCAAATACCAGTTTAGATTGGCATTGAAAAACACTCTCCCTCCCATCTGTTGGCGAAGCTGCAAAAGCTTGTTTACCTTTATCCATACCTCCTTGGCCATTTTTAAGGAAGTCAATCGTGATGTCTGCAACACTAAGATTACTCTCAACAAAATTAAATGTAAAAGGTAAATGATCACCTCATggtttaaaacaatattttgcaaGAGGATTAAGCACTTCTCTTCTGATACCAGGTCGATGTCCCCAGTTAAGTACTCTCTTAGTTTTTGGCCCTTGGGTGATCCTGGAAAGAATGCGCAATCAATGTTGTAGCTACCTGCAGACTTCATTCAAGTCTTGCCATCAACAATACCCGGCACCTTGCATCGCGGCTTCATCATCAGCGACACTGTTTCTGCATCCAACACCCCGGTGGGCTTCAAGTTGAAATTGATTTGGTAGGTTTTGAGGGCTCTTTCTATggtttcatcaaaataatcatCATCTACTTCATCATTATTTAAACCTCCGTGGTTTAGGTATCCAAAATGATGAAGTAATTTCTTGAGTTGGTCGACACCTTCTACTTTGTCACCTTTCTTGGATCCTTGTAGATGCCTGATAAACTGAAAGGGCAATTCGTTTTGCACATTTGGGTGTGTCCAAGCGGTCTGAGATGAGgaagagaggaagaggaagcAAAACAACTAGTTTCTTTATTagaagtatattttttttcaaaatttttagttATCAAAACAACTAACgtcattttattcttattttttataattattaattaagaaatactattaaaatttaaattataacccgagtttaaaattaaattgtatagcAGTTGGTCCGATGTGACCGGGTTAACCTACTCAGCTTAAAAGTAACCTTGTTGATTGGTAGAATacaattgaggaaaaaaaaatgaaattgacagGAAAAAAATTTTCTTAACCCAACTTCTTGTCTAgcctaaatttaaaattaaactatgtgAAAATTTTTCTGACTTAATTGGTCTAAAGATAACCCAAAtgattgttaataaaaatttgaggatgagattgagattgagaaaagaaaaaagatgaaattaaaagaagaaaaaagagggaaatagaaaaaaaaagggggctgaattggaaataaaataaagagaagttTCATTGTTTATATAGAAGGGTAATTagctatttttaattaaactttaactttattaattaagttttatcgACTAAATggcttaaaatataattcatttatgtattattatttttttttagtttaacatgggtgtccgggccagcttgcgcgtatcttgactaatcccacgggccctgaatttaacgaccatgtaagcctccagtagccatcatatgagcaaccacaggggtcgaacctgagaccacagaagaaGCAAACCTTTTGGTCTCAAGtttttaccactgggccaccacctagatggtttcatttatgtattattattattattagtagtagTTAGAAAGACGGGTCAACGctcccaaaacaaaaaacacactaattacatgaatttaatttatttcattatttcaatataatttatttggtgTACCCTATAGCTTATCAAATTGCCCATTTATCTTTTCATTGCCactaaactatttattttttagttttttctaatataaatactaatttttttgtaaCATGGATAATTAAAACAACCACACACATATACACTGTAAAAATACCATCGAGATCAATTAATATACCAATTTTAGCATAGCAACtacatttaattaatatcaatacaaattaaaatatgttagacaaattttaaaaaaaaattgaaaaattgactCTATACAAATTATGTATCAAATAATCTAAGCCATCATGAactcaatgaaaaacaaatcccttttttaaataaagaaaagaaatccatCTTATTTTAAGGTTCCAATTCGAAAACCAAATTCTTTTATTGGATGAGGTTTGAACTGCTTGATTGCCCCCTGCAGAGTGGTTAAGGCTCCCAGAGTATTTTTCTAGGCTTTGTAACAGGTCTGTGTCTCTTGCTTTGTTGAAATATTGGCTGAGGATGTCTCTATTTGCTCTTCCACCTGTAAGGGACTTGCAA encodes:
- the LOC7495704 gene encoding uncharacterized protein LOC7495704, whose product is MLLLMALFPASHLLLHGTHISHVQSPKLHSCGLSSPCLRTYPPKQQEETAYKYQTQARIVRKAKSEVKMEKEEAGLVVDAEKLRFEFLQVLRGRRTAEVPLTVEPANPVKHPLFQETPRPTFSEAMESCPKVEIKNFNSLLKEENLYLTTEAGEQGRLPVLILSMKGSEERRPAIVFLHSTHKNKEWLRPLLEAYASRGYVAIAIDSRYHGERASNLTTYRDALISSWKNSDTMPFIFDTVWDLIKLADYLTQREDIDPTRIGITGESLGGMHAWFGAAVDTRYSVVVPIIGVQGFCWAIDHDKWQARVDSIKPVFEEARKDLGKSAIDKEVVEKVWNRIAPGLASCFDSPYTVPAVTPRPMLIVNGAEDPRCSLAGLEVPKSRAIKAYGEAHSLDKFKLVAEPGIGHRMTPFMVKEASDWFDKYLKQQAA